The sequence gatttgTAAGTCTACaacgattctttttttttcttaattgttATAATACTTGTAGagtatgattttattaaattgtttttttttgtttttttagtagttataatatatgatttcagatttgTATTCGTAAAGAGCtaaatttattacaaaaataatatttgtttgtaAACACTAATTTAAGTAGACTAAAAAAGATGTCTACAATTCAGTAGACTTTATTGTAGAATTACTataccctaaaccacaaatctcATACCCTAAATTTAGctttataatcaaaatatttaatatataagttacttaacattaatattaaaatttaattcaataaaccaaataaaatctCAATCTAAAATTTAACCCTAACAATCTAACCCTTAATGACATAATATCTTAGAACCTTTTGTTGCTAAACCATAAACATTGTCTAACACAAAGTTatcaaatcaatattttttttaaaaaaatgttcaattatatatattcttttgccacttaatgaagaagatgtttttgaaaatgtctattTCGTAGTGGTAAATATGAATAATGCTATcataaaagtggtaaacatgaaatttctcAATCAATGGGAGCATTGAGATATACACTGATTATATTTTTCGTATAAcatgtttcttttttgtttacgtttctatttttattgtaattatTGACTACACAAATAATAGTGTATATAGATCAAATATATTACAATAAATATCATGTATATTTAATATTagttaactatatattttacgTATTAGCattcattatataatataagatagaaTACGATAAATATCacttacatattatatttatattattatttaactttaatttaaaaattgtatagatattacatatataagatataattaattaaatattaatttcttatatacgGTAtaaagtgtttttattttaataaaaatcttttattacgtaaaataaacttgaaaagttttgtatatacataaaattatatacatagatttatatttatttaaaactattatgatgtggaatatttttgaaaaatataatataaaataattttagataatgatgattatcaaattaataaaatttgtatttaatttatggataattatatattaacaaatctaatttaattatttattaagagTAATAAAGATTTTAAACGCTTTAAATTTTAACTTGAGAGCAAAATGATCACTTcacatattatataatataagatagaaTACGATAAATATCacttacatattatatttatattattatttaactttaatttaaaaattgcaTAGAGACTACATATATAAGatataattaatcatttatcttttaagataaattttttaagataATCAAAATTACTCATtgtgataattttttaaaaaaagttagcaaagaattcaaaaatattatactattttgtgaagtgatcattttttgaattgataatatatctatttaCAACTTTTGTAACATTATTAAGTTATACAAATAGTTATAATAGATATTTTCTCTGTGGGCTGGGGGCCATTGTCTCTTTAGTTAAACACTTGCCTAGCGCTCTCTGTCAAATACTGCGATCTGGTTAAGTTTTTCAAAATTCGTGGAAACCCTAATTCGACAGGCTCTTCTTCTTTATTCGCCGTGAAAATGGTATAATCTTCTAGTCTTACCGCAAAGTCAACAAATCCAATTCTCTGACGCagagatcttttttttattaatggcAGGATTACTTGAAATCAGTAGTCCCGTCTCAGCTTGTATCCGAACGAGGATCAAATCTCGTTATCATCAACCCAGGTGTCCCctcttttatttatctttttaggTCAAATTCAATTTTGCAAAAGTAATCTCTTTCTCGGGTTTTAGGGTCTGCGAATGTAAGAATAGGACTTGCTAAGCAAGACACACCTTTCAATGTCCCTCACTGCATTGCTAGACACACCACCAAAACCGGCAAATCAAATCAGATGATTAGCACTCAGGTCACCACAACCAGTCAACAACAAGTTGACCGTGAGAGAGCTTTCAACACTGTAAGAAATCTTGTTTCCTCTGTCAGTCACTAGAACTTTCACTTGTTGGTGCTGCTCACTCTTtcgttttttctttaaaaaaaaactcaaaagacGGCATCGCTGTTGAAGATACCATACCTGGATGAAAGCTCTTCTTTTGGCTCACGCAAGACGGTGGCTAGGATCGATGGATACCACCAACCAAGTACTAATACCAAGAAAGATACGGCCTTTCCTTGGACTAATGTGTTTGAGGACGAGAACGAAGCTAGAGCTGCTCCTGATGTTACAGACTCTGGCGAGAGTAAGCGCAAGTATAGGAATATGATTTTTGGTGAAGAAGCTATGAGAATATCTCCAAAAGAGCCATATACCATTCACCGTCCTATCCGGAGAGGTCACTTCAATGTTTCCCCACAATATTCAGCGCAACAGGTTCATTCatgtttctttctcttctctatTGTCGATGACTACTTATTTGATACTCCTACCTGCCTCTCCAGGTTTGTGAGGACTTAGTCGCTATCTGGGACTGGGTTTTGCTAGATAAACTTGAGATAGCCCACAGTGAGAGAAACAAGTATTCTGCTGTTCTTGTTGTCCCGGGAACATTTGACAGCCGCGGTAAAGCCTTAATGTTCACTTCCATCCAGTTAGTATTCTGATTTGGATTCATGATATTTTATCAGAAATAAAGGAGCTGCTAACTATCGTGTTGCGAGACCTATGCTTTAGCTCAGCAGTGGTCCACCAAGAAGGTTTATCCACCATTTTTGGGAATGGTTTGTCTACAGCTTGTATTGTGAATATGGGAGCCCAGACGAGTACAGTTGTTTGTATCGAGGTATTAGCAGAATAGGCGAATAGTCTAGCTGACTTCTTCCATTATAACTTTTGATATGTTTTTGTAGGATGGAGTCTCATTGCCAAATACTGAAAAGATTCTACCTTTTGGAGGAGATGTaaggatatatattatttatttatttatttattgtttctcTTTTCTGTTTCTAGATGAGCTACACTGCATGCTAAACTTTCTTCATCTACAAATGATTTTCAGGATATCTGTAGATGCCTTCTATGGATTCAGAGGCATTACCAAAACTGGCCACAGCTCCGAACAGACGTTTTGGCAAAGCCAATCGATATGTTGATGCTTAATCGACTTAAGGAGTCATATTGTGAGATTAGAGTAAGTTGGATTATCTATCTCTGTTGTTATTTTTcgcttgataaaaaaaaaatattgaaactaatatgatttttgtacATAAACAGGAAGGAGAAGTGGAAACAGCTGCAACAGTTTATTCTTACGAGGACGGCATGCCAGCTGTGGCTCACAAGACAAACCTCACCTCACTTAACGTAAACATAAAAAACAAGCTCAAGTCATGATTCTGTTAAATGCTCTCTTCTTATGTTTTAAGTCCTGAAAATAGATTTTCTTTGGTTACCTCAGGTTCCACCGATGGGTTTGTTTTATCCTAACCTTCTTGTTCCTGAATTGTTTCCCCAGCCACCACGTACATGGTCAGAGTCAATCCTTTCTTATAACCCTTTCTTCTGTTGAGAGATGCTCATTTTGTATATTGTTTTTAGGTTCCAAGACCATGAGAATATGTTGGAGGAAACATGGAACATGGactttggtggtggtggtggtaatATGGGATTACCAGTGTGGGATAGTTTTGCAGTTTCCCCTCTGAACccgaagaaagaagagaagattgGTCTTGCTGAAGCCATTACCAGCAGCATTCTCTCTGCCGGTAAATGATTCACTGTCTATCCTGTTTGATATCGGAAGGTGATGACTCCTAACAAAACACCATTTTTGGCTTGCAGGACGCATAGACCTTCAGCGAAAACTATTCTCCAGCATACAGTTGGTAGATTCTTGAAAACCTGTCTGTTTCTTTAAAAGACTCGGTTCCTCCATATAATCCCCTGAAACTCTTGGTTTTTGCTTCTTCTCAGGTTGGTGGTGTTGGTTTGACTAAAGGTCTGGTCTCAGCCGTGGAAGAAAGGTTTGTTCATATCTTTTTGAACATATTTGTCTTCAAAGAGATTGCTTTATTGAAGTAATTGTTTGTttcctcccttctctctctcctaGAGTTCTTCATGCGATACCTCCAACAGAAGCCATAGACACGGTGGAGGTTCTGCCGTCAAGAATGGATCCAACATTCGTATCTTGGAAAGGAGGAGCGGTATGTTCTACCTTTTTGCATCTGTTTATGAGCATGGTGAGAcgtatatataactatattgaAACGGTGACAAGAACAGATTCTGGGAATATTGGATTTTGGAAGGGAGGCATGGATACACAGGAACGAATGGATGGAGAATGGGATACGAGTAGGGAGTGCTAAGAAGTACAGAGACTCTTATTACATTCAAGCACAAGCATTTTGTTTCATCAACTCCTAGTGTTACGTTGTTGTTACGACACTTTTCTAAATACACGAGAGAGGGAGTAAAAGCAAAGTTATTTTGTTAGTTTGTGGCGgaggtttatttatttatttgtttttgttaaaagaaGTTGGTTACGGTTGACTGTGTTTGTTTTTGTCCCACATCgggaagagaagaaacaagAGGTCGAGCAGGGCTTCTATATAAGGGAGCTGGGCCTCcgctttaaaaattaaaaagggtCGGATGGCTATTTATGCCACGCTCAGCCTAAGATTAAAAGGGTGAGTGCTGTATGGCACAATCAAGACATATGGCCGACATTATTTCTGGAAACCCTATAGGGTTGGCTCGCTCGGCCGACCCTCCAATTtctcattttataaattattaatctaTTTTTAATTGGAAATCGCATCGAATAACACTAGAACAATTAAACAAATAACCGCAAGAAAGCTATAGGTAATATTTGTGAGAAAGTTAGACCAATGTTTTGAAACCGGATTAGATACCGACTTGGTCTAGTTACTGGTAGACTCCAATGTTTTGAAACCTGATTGGATACCGACTCGGTATAACTACCAGTTTAATTGGTCCAATTGgatttttattcatatataattatatatttatattatatgaatCGAGCTCAGTCGAAACAGTAAAGAAAGACGGAACTCGTCAGTGGGTTAGTTCAAAGACGTTTTATTAATCGGTAAACAGTTTGATTACAAATCATGAAAGTTTGATCGAAAAGTAAGTCGGTGCTCAGGGAGCGTTGGCCGGGAAAGTACAAGTTGGCGAGAatacaaaagaataaaattCTAATTCTAGCCGCCGAGTGTGTATGTGTGTCTTTGTATCCCCTCGTTCTTATTTCCTCTCCTTTGTATAACTGTTCTTTCATTCTCAGCTTTAGGTCGGTCTGATCTAATGGGCCCAGGGTCGGGCCTAACGCGCTTCTTCAGGACGCCAAACGGAAAGCTGAGCTTTAGTCGGGAGCCCGCCGACTTGATCCGGCTTCTTGGGCCAGCTTGACGGTTCAAATATCCTATTTGATGGGCCTCGTGGAAGGATGAAATCCATCTCGTACATCATTTTGTAGTCATCCAACCTATGTTCAAGTAATTTAGTGTGAAAAATCTGAAGCAGAACACGACTTCTACACCGCCGTTTCCAAGAGATCCAAAGTAAGTGTTACAGTTCCATGTTTCAAGCACAAAAAAAATCTGTCACAATCTTAATCATAACCTATTTGAAGGATTGATGATGTCTTGGTAtcttcatgattttttttttaaacagggCGAGAAGATCATTTTCTTTAGCCAGTAGTATTGTTAGTGAATCTTTTGGAGATTCCACTGACAAGAAGAGGAGTTGAGTTTTTAGATTTGATGAAAAGCTGGCAGGCGTTGAAAGAGGTCAATGAAACCAAATACAAAACAGTAAGTAAAC is a genomic window of Brassica napus cultivar Da-Ae chromosome A2, Da-Ae, whole genome shotgun sequence containing:
- the LOC106411394 gene encoding actin-related protein 9-like translates to MDYLKSVVPSQLVSERGSNLVIINPGSANVRIGLAKQDTPFNVPHCIARHTTKTGKSNQMISTQVTTTSQQQVDRERAFNTTASLLKIPYLDESSSFGSRKTVARIDGYHQPSTNTKKDTAFPWTNVFEDENEARAAPDVTDSGESKRKYRNMIFGEEAMRISPKEPYTIHRPIRRGHFNVSPQYSAQQVCEDLVAIWDWVLLDKLEIAHSERNKYSAVLVVPGTFDSREIKELLTIVLRDLCFSSAVVHQEGLSTIFGNGLSTACIVNMGAQTSTVVCIEDGVSLPNTEKILPFGGDDICRCLLWIQRHYQNWPQLRTDVLAKPIDMLMLNRLKESYCEIREGEVETAATVYSYEDGMPAVAHKTNLTSLNVPPMGLFYPNLLVPELFPQPPRTWFQDHENMLEETWNMDFGGGGGNMGLPVWDSFAVSPLNPKKEEKIGLAEAITSSILSAGRIDLQRKLFSSIQLVGGVGLTKGLVSAVEERVLHAIPPTEAIDTVEVLPSRMDPTFVSWKGGAILGILDFGREAWIHRNEWMENGIRVGSAKKYRDSYYIQAQAFCFINS